The sequence TTCAATGACATCCGATTTGTGCGCGTCGGGCGCGTCCCGCCGTTGGCACAATCTATGATCGCCATTGCCCAAAAGCCCAAGCCCTGAACCGACTTCAAACGCGCTATAACGCCCCCTAGAAAATCCCTGAGTGCTCGACAATGCTGCTCTATGGATTTTCTTCTTGAGCCAGTTTTTCCCCAAGTTCTTTCCCAATAAAGAGACGAGATGACCCTTACAGTCGTTATCCTTACCAAGAACGAAGAGCGCCACATCACGCGTGCGCTTGCGTCTGTTTCAGGCATCGCGGATCGGTGTGTTGTCGTCGACAGCGGGTCAACAGACCACACTGTAGAGCTGGCCGTAGCGCACGGCGCCGAGGTCATGAAAAACCCTTGGGTCAACTATGCAACGCAGCTAAATTGGGGCTTGGATCAACTGCCACACGACACCGAATGGGTGTTGCGCCTAGATGCAGACGAGATTGTAACACCAGAACTCTTGACAGAAATCACGCAAAAGCTCCGTGAGCTAGGGCCTCAAATCGAAGGAGTATACGTATCGAGGCGAATGACGTTTTTGCGCCGTCCGATCAACTGGGGCGGCGTATTTCCAGTCCGCGTTTTACGGATATTCCGCTATGGCAAAGGTCGCTGTGAAAACCGGTGGATGGATGAACATATCCAAGTGGAGGGAGCAACGGCGGAGTTTGATGGGGAGATTATTGACGATAATCTCAATTCGCTTTCTTGGTGGACTGAGAAGCACAACTCCTATGCGAGCCGTGAAGTCGTCGATGTCTTGAACCTCGAATATGGCTTCATGCCCCATGAGACAATCGCCAACTTGCAGAGCGGGCAACAGGCCGGTGTGAAGCGCTGGCTAAAAGAAAAGGTTTATGCAAGGCTTCCCGGCGGGCTCAGGGCATTCGTTTATTTCTTCTATCGATACATCGTCCGTCTGGGCTTCCTCGACGGAAGTGAAGGGGCTGCCTTTCATGTGCTTCAAGGCTTTTGGTACCGCTATCTTGTCGATGCCAAACTGTTTGAAGTCAAAAAATATATGGAGCGAACCGGCTCTGATGTCGTCACGGCAATTGACCATGTGCTTGGCATTAAGGTTCAATAAGGACATGCTGTTCGGCGCTGTCTGATGCCTTCGGTAACGATCAAAACATTCGTCCACTAAGCCTCTCCAATTCTATTCCATCGCCGCTCATGCATGCTCGCCGCTGAAGCATTCTCCACATAGCGGGCGAGCACCGCATAAGTCCGCCACCCGCCAGCCTGCATGATGCCTAGGGTGTCGAACCCGGCCACCATCATATCCTGCGCAGCCCCCACACGCATCGAATGGCCCGATAAAGCGCGCACCGTTGCTGGTTCAAGCCCAGCCCTCTTTGCGGCGGCTTTGATCAGCCGGCGAATGGATGTTGTGTCCAAGGGCCGGTCCGATAATTTGCGCGTGTGCAGGCCGCGAAACAGCGGCCCCTCTTGACGATCTGCCGCGCTCAGCCAGGCGTTCAGGCGCGTGACCGTGGCTATAGAGAGATAGGCGATCCGCCCATCGCCGAAGGGATAGGACTTGGCTGTCGGAATCCGTATTCTCGAGCGATCCTCATTCAGATGCTGGACCTGCATGGCGGCCAATTCATAGCTCCGGCATAGCGTATCATAGCCGACGCTCAGCAGCGCCGCGTCCCGCAGCCCGCTCAAACTGCCGGGGCACGCTGCAACAATCTTCTCTAACAGTTCACGCGTAAGCCCTGCCGATTGTTTCGGCCGTCGGTGGCGGGCGCGCCGGGCGCGCCGCAGGGCCAGATAAACCGCGCTGTTGTCGGTTGGTGAGGGCAGATCCGCCATCCGGTGCGCAAACTTGATCGCGTCGACGCGGTGCTTGATGGTCGATATCGCCCTGGTTCCGAGCTGAGTATCGACAAAATCGGCGATCGTTTGTGGGGCTGCAGGGAGCCAGCCCAATGCGCGACTGGCACACCACGCTTGAAAATGTTTTAGATCGTTGCGATAGCCACGCAGCGTATTTTCCGAATATGCTCCTTCGCAGCGGGCGAACATGCCGTCCATTTGAGATTGATCGGAGAGACTCATGTGTACTAAAATAGTACCTAATAAGCGAGAGTCAATGATTTCTTCTTGTCAAATACGCGGTGCGCGAGGGCTTCTAAAAATTAGTGCAAGCGATCTTGCCGAGTTGGCGGGAGTAACATGGAAGACAGTGCAACGTTTTGAAGCGTCCTCGGGCGTCCCGCCCTCTCGCAGCGGAACACTCGAGCGCGTAAAAGCCGCGCTCGAAGGCGCCGGTATCGAGTTCATTGGCGATCCGGTAACCTCGCCCGGCGTTCGTCTGCGCCGATA comes from Sphingorhabdus sp. YGSMI21 and encodes:
- a CDS encoding tyrosine-type recombinase/integrase, with protein sequence MSLSDQSQMDGMFARCEGAYSENTLRGYRNDLKHFQAWCASRALGWLPAAPQTIADFVDTQLGTRAISTIKHRVDAIKFAHRMADLPSPTDNSAVYLALRRARRARHRRPKQSAGLTRELLEKIVAACPGSLSGLRDAALLSVGYDTLCRSYELAAMQVQHLNEDRSRIRIPTAKSYPFGDGRIAYLSIATVTRLNAWLSAADRQEGPLFRGLHTRKLSDRPLDTTSIRRLIKAAAKRAGLEPATVRALSGHSMRVGAAQDMMVAGFDTLGIMQAGGWRTYAVLARYVENASAASMHERRWNRIGEA
- a CDS encoding glycosyltransferase family 2 protein, with protein sequence MTLTVVILTKNEERHITRALASVSGIADRCVVVDSGSTDHTVELAVAHGAEVMKNPWVNYATQLNWGLDQLPHDTEWVLRLDADEIVTPELLTEITQKLRELGPQIEGVYVSRRMTFLRRPINWGGVFPVRVLRIFRYGKGRCENRWMDEHIQVEGATAEFDGEIIDDNLNSLSWWTEKHNSYASREVVDVLNLEYGFMPHETIANLQSGQQAGVKRWLKEKVYARLPGGLRAFVYFFYRYIVRLGFLDGSEGAAFHVLQGFWYRYLVDAKLFEVKKYMERTGSDVVTAIDHVLGIKVQ